The Streptomyces sp. NBC_00454 DNA segment CCTTACGGGTGGCACGGCGGCGGGTGCGGCCCTTGGGGGCCTCCTCCACGACCGGCTCCGCGACGACCGTCTCGACTACCTCGACCGCTTCGATCACGGGCTCGGGCTCGATGACCTCGACGACCTCGATCTCGGCCTCGACCACCGGCTCGGGCTCGACCACGGGGGCCGGAGCCGCGGCGACGCGCGCGGCGCCCGCCGGAGCGGTCGCCTTGCGGGTGGCGCGACGGCGGTTGCGACGGCCGCTCAGACCCGCGGCGGCCTCGGCCTCGGCCGGGCTGCCGTACAGCTCCTCGTCGGCGACGAAGGAGGGCTCCGGCAGCGCGATCGGGGCGGCGGCCTCGGCAGCCACCTCCGCCTCGGTCTCGATCTCGTAGACGTCCGTCTCGACGGACTCGATCTCGTGGTCGTGCTCGTGCTCGTCGGCGCGGCCACCGCGGCGCTTGGAGCGCTTGCCGTTGCCACCGCCGCCGACCACGGTCGGGGTCTCCATGTGCACGATGACACCGCGGCCGTTGCAGTGGACGCAGGTCTCGGAGAAGGACTCCAGCAGACCCTGGCCCACGCGCTTGCGGGTCATCTGGACCAGGCCCAGCGAGGTCACCTCGGCGACCTGGTGCTTGGTCCGGTCACGGCCCAGGCACTCCAGCATGCGCCGCAGGACCAGGTCGCGGTTGGACTCCAGGACCATGTCGATGAAGTCGATGACCACGATGCCGCCGAGGTCGCGCAGCCGCAGCTGGCGCACGATCTCCTCGGCCGCCTCCAGGTTGTTCCTGGTGACGGTCTCCTCGAGGTTGCCGCCCTGACCGGTGAACTTGCCGGTGTTGACGTCGATGACGATCATCGCCTCGGTCTTGTCGATCACAAGCGAGCCGCCCGAGGGCAGCCACACCTTGCGGTCGAGCGCCTTGGCGAGCTGCTCGTCGATCCGGTACGTCGCGAAGACGTCGACCTCGGAGGTCCAGCGGGAGAGCCGGTCGGACAGGTCCGGGGCCACGTGGTTCACGTAGCCGTGGATGGTCTCCCAGGCGCTGTCACCGCTGACGATGACCTTCGAGAAGTCCTCGTTGAAGATGTCGCGCACGACGCGGACGGTCATGTCCGGCTCGCCGTACAGGAGGCTCGGCGAAGAGGTCGAGATCTGGTTCGACTTCTTCTGGATGTCCTCCCACTGGGCCTGCAGACGCTCGACGTCGCGGCGCAGCTCGTCCTCGCTCGCACCCTCGGCGGCGGTGCGCACGATGACGCCCGCGTCCTCGGGGACGATCTTCTTGAGGATGGTCTTCAGGCGCGCACGCTCGGTGTCGGGCAGCTTGCGGCTGATACCGGTCATCGAGCCCTCGGGCACGTAGACGAGGTAGCGGCCGGGCAGCGAGACCTGGCTGGTCAGGCGGGCACCCTTGTGGCCGATCGGGTCCTTGGTGACCTGCACCAGGACCGACTGGCCGGACTTGAGGGCGGACTCGATGCGGCGCGGCCCGTTGGCCATGCCGAGCGCCTCGAAGTTGACCTCACCGGCGTACAGGACGGCGTTGCGGCCCTTGCCGATGTCGATGAAGGCGGCCTCCATCGACGGCAGCACGTTCTGGACCTTGCCCAGGTAGACGTTGCCGACGTACGAGGTGGCTTCTTCCTTGTTGACGTAGTGCTCGACGAGCACGTTGTCCTCGAGGACGCCGATCTGGGTGCGCTCGCCCGACTGGCGGACGACCATCACGCGCTCGACGGCCTCACGGCGGGCCAGGAACTCGGCCTCCGTGATGATCGGGACGCGGCGGCGGCCCTGCTCGCGGCCCTCGCGGCGGCGCTGCTTCTTCGCCTCCAGGCGGGTCGAGCCCTTGATGGACTGGACCTCGTCGGAGGAGGTGGAGCCGGAGCCCGCGGCGGACTCGGAGCGCTCGCGCGCCGGGCGGGGCTCGCGGACCTTGACGACGGTGCGTACGCCGTCCTCGTCGCCCGCGTCGGCGTCCGTACCGCCGTCACCACTGCGGCGACGACGGCGACGGCGACGACGGCTGGAGCTGGAGCCGAGGGCCCCGTTCTCCTCGTCCTCTTCCGCCTCTTCCTCATCGGCCTCTTCGGCCTCGGCCTCTTCCTCGGCGGACTCGTCGAGGTCGGCGGCCTCACCGCGACGGCGGCGACGGCCACCGCGGCGGCGACGGCGGGACGGGCGGTCGCCCGACTCGTCGAAGTCCTCCTCGGCGGCCTCTTCGAGCTCGGCGGCCTCGGACTCTTCCTCGAAGAGCTCTACGTCGGCCAGCGAGACCGGAGCGGACGGCGCGGCCGGGGCCGCCGGAGCGGCGCTCTCGGCGGCTGCACCGCGACCGCGGCGGCGGCGACGGCCGGCCGGCTGCGGGGCCGGGGCCACGACGGCCTCGGCCTCGAGCTCGATCTCTTCTTCTTCGACCTCGTCGAACTCGTCGACCGGGGCGGCTGCGGCAGCGGCCGCCGCGGCCATGGCGGCGGTCTCCGGGGTCTGGAACATCGGCTCGGCGAAGACCGGGGCCTGGAACACGGCGACGGCCGGACGACCGGCGCGGCGGCTGCCCCTGGACGGGGCCGGGGCGGCGGGCGCCTCGGCCGGGGCAGCGGCGGCAGCCGCGGGCTGCGGCGCCGCGGCGGCGGCCGGAGCGGTGGTGGAACGCGTGGCGCGACGGCGGCCGCCGCGCTTCGGGGAGTCCACGGCGTCGGCGACGGTGACGGCCCTGACGGCGGGAGCCGCGACGGGGGCCTCCTCCGCGACGACCTCGGCGGCGGGAGCCTCGGGGGCGGTCACGGCGCGGGTGGCACGGCGGCGGGCACGCACCGGGGCGGCGGGAGCGGCGGGCTCCTCCTCGACCACGGCGGCCGGAGCCTCGACCACGACCGGCGCGGCCTCGGCGACCGGCGCCTCGGGGGCGGTCACGGCACGGGTGGCACGGCGACGGGCACGGGCCGGGGCGGCGGCCGGAGCAGCCTCCTCGACCGGCGCGGCCTCGACCACGACGGGCGCGACCTCGGCCACAGGAGCCTCAGGAGCGGTCACCGCACGGGTGGCACGGCGACGGGCACGGGCCGGGGCGGCGGCCGGAGCAGCCTCCTCGACCGGCGCGGCCTCGACCACGACGGGCGCGACCTCGGCCACAGGAGCCTCAGGAGCGGTCACCGCGCGGGTGGCACGGCGACGGGCACGGGCGGGAGCTGCGGCCGGAGCGGCGGGCTCCTCGGCCACGGCGGCCGGAGCCTCGACCACGACGGGCGCGACCTCGGCCACGGGGGCCTCGGGAGCGGCCACGGCGCGGGTGGCGCGGCGGCGGGTACGGGCCGGGGCGGCGGCCGGAGCGGCCTCCTCGGCGGGGGCGGCTGCCACCACGGGTGCGGGGGCCGCCTCGGTGGCGGCTACCGGGCCGCCGGGGGGACCGGCCGGCCGGGAAGCGGCACGCCGGCGCCTGCGCGGAGGCAGGTTGTCGCTCGGGCTGCCACTGTCGGCTGCGTTGTTGGCGGTGGTGTTGTCGTTTTCGCTGTTGAGCATGCGGGGTTTCTCCCGTCACGCTCCCGGGCGCCGCGGCTGACTTCCGGTCCGGCACGGCTCCGCACTGTGAATGCGGAACCGGCCTCCGGGGCGCGTTCGCCACACGGGAGCTCAGTTCAATGGCCGCCGGTTCCGTACGTGGTAGTTCGTACGGCCTGGCGGAAGTCTTCAGGTCTGTGCGCGGCCCGACCCAGGTGGCTCCCGAGTGCCAGGGCTGCGCGACGACGACGATCCCTACGCGGCGGGACCTTCCGGCGCCTTCGCGTCGGCGGCTACGGCCGCCGTGGGTGGGGCGGTCGTGACTGCCTCGCGGTCGGGCGCGAGCGGGTCGGTCACCGTGCCGGACTCCTCGTCGAAGAGCCCCTGCGCCAGCCTGGTCACCGCTGCGGGGACCGGCGGCGTTAGGTCGGCCACAGCTCGGAGACCGGACAGGACGTCGTCGGGTCGCACGGCAGGTGTCAGATGCCGAACAACCAGCCGCAGTATCGCACAGGCATTGTCCCGGGTCCTATCAGCCGGTTCGGTGGCCGATACGGGAACCGTTTCCAGAGTGACCACGGCGCCGCGCGTGTCGAAGGTCCGCATGCCGTTCTTGGTGCGGCGCTGGACCTCGACCGTCTCGGCGGCGAGGAAGGCCTCGACGGCCCGCTCGGCGTCCGCGGGATCCACGCCGTCCAGGCGCAGTTCCCAGACGGAGGCCGTCAGCCGCTCGGCGAGCCCCGACGTACGGGCCTCCACGGCATCGATGATGTCAAGGCCCACGGGCATCGACTCGTCGAGCAGCTCGCGCAGCTTCGCGGGATCGCGGGGCTCGGCGAGGGCGATCTCCAGGTATTCGGCCTCGCTGCCGGTCCCGGTGGGGGCGGCGTTCGCGTACGAGACGCGCGGGTGGGGGGTGAAGCCCGCCGAGTACGCCATGGGCACCTCGGAGCGGCGCAGGGCCCGCTCGAAGGCGCGCTGGAAGTCCCGGTGGCTGGTGAACCGGAGGCGGCCGCGCTTGGTGTAGCGCAGACGAATGCGCTGCACCACCGGTGCGGGAGGCGGGCCTTCGGGCTGTCGCTTGCCCAGTGGTTCTTCTCCTTGTGCGGGGCTTCGCGGCTCGCGCGTCGCCCTGAGGTCTGTGGAGCCTGCGGGCGGGCCGCGTCCTGCCCTCCGGCTCACCCCTGCTTGTGCAGGGAGATCTCGGGAGTGGCGGGCGTGTCGCCTACGGCTGTCTTACTACCCAGAGTACGCGCCCGTGACCTGACTGGTTCCCGGGTGGGCCCCCCGAACAGCATCCGCCGTACGTCGGCCCGCGCCTCGCGCACCGCGAGGCGGGAGGTGCTCCACACTTCGCGGACGAGGTGGCCGACCGGAGTGACGGTGTGCCGGTACGCCGTCCGCACCGCGCGGCGCGCCGCGCTCCACCCGGCCCGGACGGCGTGCCCGACGGGAGTGGCGATCCGCCGGTAGGCCCAGGCGACCGGCCGGACGACGAGCCCGCGCCACAGCAGTACGAGCCCGCGCCCCAGGGCCCGGCTCGCCCGCCCGGCGAGATGCCAGGCCCCGACGAGCAACCGCCCGAGCGGTGCGAGCAGGTACGTGCACAGGCCCCACCCGAGCGGTGCGAGCACGTACCGCCACAGTGCGACGCAGGGCCACAGGACGCCGTAGGCGAGGGCGCGGACGAGGAGCCACCCGAGGGCCTTCCCGACGGGGACGAGGAGGTACCGGTACCCGGCGCCGGCCAGCCACCCGATGCCGAGCGCGGGCAGCACGAGCAGGTACCGCACCGCGGCCGCACCCAGCCACCGGAGCCCCCTCCCGAGCCACAACAACCCCCGCCCCAGCGGAACCAGCCCGTAGGCGTAAACGCCCCGCCCACACCACCCGATCCCCCGCCCGAGCGGCACCAGCACGTACCGCCACAGCCCTGCCCACGGCCAGACGAAGACCGCCATCCCCAGTGCCCAGAAGCCCCACCTCAGCCCCTTGGCCAACGGCAGCAGCAGGTACCGGCCCCCGCCCCGGCCGAGCCGGAGCAGCCCCTCGCCGAAGGGGCGCAGCACGTGCGCGTGGAACGCCCGCCCGAGCCACAACAGCCCCTGCCCCAGCGGAACCAGCCCGTAGGCGTAAACGCCCCGCCCACACCACCCGATCCCCCGCCCGACCGGCACGACCACGTACCGCCACAGCCCCACCCACGGCCAGACGAAGACCGCCATCCCCAGTGCCCAGGAGCCCCACTTGAGCCCCTTGCCCACGGGCCGCAGCAGGTACGCGTAGACCGCCCTCGCCATCCAGACGGCCCCCTGCCCGAGCGGCCGCAGCACGTACGCGTAGACCGCCCGCCCGAGCGGGAGCGCGGCGTACCGCCACAGCCCCACCCAGGGCCAGTAGAAGACCAGCTTGACCAGGGTCTCGATCAGCCACTCGATCCCGCGCAGCACCGGCACCACGGCCCGTTCCCAGAACCAGGCCAGTCCCCGCCCCAGCGGTCCCAGGACCGAGCGGTGCAGCATCCTCGCGAGGGCGACGAGCAGGTCCCACACCATCCGTACGGGCAGCACGATCAGCACCGCCACGACCTTCACGGGTACCCGGACGACCCCCACCAGACAGCCCTCGCCCTGCGGTTGCGGCTGCGACTTGTCGAGTTCCATGCCCGTAAGGACACACCACCGCCACCCGCCGTTGCACCGGGGGCCCTGATTGCGGCCGGGCAGCCCGGCCCGGGGAACGGGAAATGCCCCCCACCGTTCCCGGTGAGGGGCATCGCGCCGAGCAGGAGCCGCCGGTTACTTCACTACCGTCAGCGGCAGCAGCTTCTTGCCCGTCGGACCGATCTGGATGCTCGTGTCCATCTGAGGACACACGCCACAGTCGAAGCACGGGGTCCAGCGGCAGTCCTCGACCTCGGTCTCGTCGAGGGCGTCCTGCCAGTCCTCCCAGAGCCATTCCTTGTCGAGGCCCGAGTCCAGGTGGTCCCACGGGAGGACCTCCTCGTAGGTGCGCTCGCGGGTCGTGTACCAGGCCACGTCCACGCCGTAGGCGGGCAGCGTCTTCTCGGCGGCCCGCATCCAGCCGTCGTAGGAGAAGTGCTCGCGCCAGCCGTCGAAACGGCCGCCGGCCTCGTACACGGCGCGGATGACGTCGCCGACGCGGCGGTCGCCGCGCGAGAGCAGGCCCTCGACGACGCCCGGCTTGCCGTCGTGGTAGCGGAAGCCGATGGAGCGGCCGTACTTCTTGTCGCCGCGGAGCTTGTCGCGGAGCTTGCCGAGGCGGGCGTCCGTCTCCTCGGCCGACAGCTGCGGGGCCCACTGGAAGGGGGTGTGCGGCTTGGGGACGAAGCCGCCGATCGAGACGGTGCAGCGGATGTCGTTCTGGCCGGAGACCTCGCGGCCCTTGGCGATGACGTTGACCGCCATGTCGCCGATCTGGAGCACGTCCTCGTCGGTCTCGGTCGGCAGGCCGACCATGAAGTACAGCTTCACCTGGCGCCAGCCGTTGCCGTACGCCGTGGAGACCGTCCGGATCAGGTCCTCTTCCGAGACCATCTTGTTGATGACCTTGCGCATGCGCTCGGAGCCGCCCTCGGGGGCGAAGGTCAGACCGGAGCGACGGCCGTTGCGGGTCAGCTCGTTGGCCAGGTCGACGTTGAAGGCGTCCACGCGGGTCGACGGGAGGGACAGGCCCACCTTGTCGTCCGTGTAGCGGTCGGCCAGGCCCTTGGCGATGTCCGCGATCTCGGTGTGGTCCGCCGAGGAGAGCGAGAGGAGACCGACCTCTTCGAAGCCCGTCGCCTTGAGGCCGCGCTCCACCATTTCGCCGATGCCGGTGATGCTTCGCTCCCGCACGGGGCGCGTGATCATGCCGGCCTGGCAGAAACGGCAGCCGCGGGTGCAGCCGCGGAAGATCTCCACGGACATGCGCTCGTGGACGGTCTCGGCGAGCGGGACCAGGGGCTGCTTGGGGTAGGGCCACTCGTCGAGGTCCATGACCGTGTGCTTGGACACGCGCCACGGCACGCCGGAGCGGTTCGGGACGACACGGCCGATGCGGCCGTCCGGCAGGTACTCGACGTCGTAGAAGCCCGGCACGTAGACGCCGCCGGTCTTCGCGAGACGCAGGAGCACCTCTTCGCGCCCGCCCGGGCGGCCTTCGGCCTTCCAGGCGCGGATGATCTCGGTCATGTCGAGGACGGCCTGCTCGCCGTCGCCGATGATCGCGCAGTCGATGAACTCCGCGATCGGCTCGGGGTTGAAGGCCGCGTGGCCGCCCGCGAGCACGATGGGGTGGTCGACCGTACGGTTCTTCGCCTCCAGCGGGATGCCCGCGAGGTCCAGGGCCGTGAGCATGTTGGTGTAGCCGAGCTCGGTGGAGAAGGAGAGCCCGAACACGTCGAAGTCCCCGACCGGGCGGTGGCTGTCCACGGTGAACTGGGGCACCTTGTGCTCGCGCATCAGCTCTTCGAGGTCCGGCCACACGCTGTACGTGCGCTCCGCGAGCACGCCCTCGCGCTCGTTGAGCACCTCGTACAGGATCATGACGCCCTGGTTGGGCAGCCCGACCTCGTACGCGTCCGGGTACATCAGCGCCCAGCGGACATCGGCGCTCTCCCACGGCTTGACCGTGGAGTTGAGCTCACCGCCGACGTACTGGATCGGCTTCTGGACGTGCGGAAGCAGGGCCTCAAGCTGAGGGAAGACCGACTCGGTCATCACGCGACTTTCGTGAAGCGGGCAGGGGGCGACTCTCAAGCGTACCCCGAGGCCCGCCGGCCCCCCGCCGCAAGATCACGCCGCCCCCGGGCCTCCCGTCGGTCACGGGCCCGCCTCGGCCCGCAGTGCCGACGCGGGCGCCGAGGCCGCCGCCCACACCTCGGGGAGCTCCCGCTCCCGGCGCTCGGACAGTGCCTCCTCGCGGGCATAGAGCACGCCCCAGGTGAAGGCCGACTCCCCCGCGCCCGCCGCCTGGACGGCGAGGCCGCGCAGGGCGCCCCGGGCCACCACGCCGTC contains these protein-coding regions:
- a CDS encoding TIGR03936 family radical SAM-associated protein, giving the protein MQRIRLRYTKRGRLRFTSHRDFQRAFERALRRSEVPMAYSAGFTPHPRVSYANAAPTGTGSEAEYLEIALAEPRDPAKLRELLDESMPVGLDIIDAVEARTSGLAERLTASVWELRLDGVDPADAERAVEAFLAAETVEVQRRTKNGMRTFDTRGAVVTLETVPVSATEPADRTRDNACAILRLVVRHLTPAVRPDDVLSGLRAVADLTPPVPAAVTRLAQGLFDEESGTVTDPLAPDREAVTTAPPTAAVAADAKAPEGPAA
- a CDS encoding TIGR03960 family B12-binding radical SAM protein, translated to MMTESVFPQLEALLPHVQKPIQYVGGELNSTVKPWESADVRWALMYPDAYEVGLPNQGVMILYEVLNEREGVLAERTYSVWPDLEELMREHKVPQFTVDSHRPVGDFDVFGLSFSTELGYTNMLTALDLAGIPLEAKNRTVDHPIVLAGGHAAFNPEPIAEFIDCAIIGDGEQAVLDMTEIIRAWKAEGRPGGREEVLLRLAKTGGVYVPGFYDVEYLPDGRIGRVVPNRSGVPWRVSKHTVMDLDEWPYPKQPLVPLAETVHERMSVEIFRGCTRGCRFCQAGMITRPVRERSITGIGEMVERGLKATGFEEVGLLSLSSADHTEIADIAKGLADRYTDDKVGLSLPSTRVDAFNVDLANELTRNGRRSGLTFAPEGGSERMRKVINKMVSEEDLIRTVSTAYGNGWRQVKLYFMVGLPTETDEDVLQIGDMAVNVIAKGREVSGQNDIRCTVSIGGFVPKPHTPFQWAPQLSAEETDARLGKLRDKLRGDKKYGRSIGFRYHDGKPGVVEGLLSRGDRRVGDVIRAVYEAGGRFDGWREHFSYDGWMRAAEKTLPAYGVDVAWYTTRERTYEEVLPWDHLDSGLDKEWLWEDWQDALDETEVEDCRWTPCFDCGVCPQMDTSIQIGPTGKKLLPLTVVK
- a CDS encoding ribonuclease E/G; translated protein: MLNSENDNTTANNAADSGSPSDNLPPRRRRRAASRPAGPPGGPVAATEAAPAPVVAAAPAEEAAPAAAPARTRRRATRAVAAPEAPVAEVAPVVVEAPAAVAEEPAAPAAAPARARRRATRAVTAPEAPVAEVAPVVVEAAPVEEAAPAAAPARARRRATRAVTAPEAPVAEVAPVVVEAAPVEEAAPAAAPARARRRATRAVTAPEAPVAEAAPVVVEAPAAVVEEEPAAPAAPVRARRRATRAVTAPEAPAAEVVAEEAPVAAPAVRAVTVADAVDSPKRGGRRRATRSTTAPAAAAAPQPAAAAAAPAEAPAAPAPSRGSRRAGRPAVAVFQAPVFAEPMFQTPETAAMAAAAAAAAAPVDEFDEVEEEEIELEAEAVVAPAPQPAGRRRRRGRGAAAESAAPAAPAAPSAPVSLADVELFEEESEAAELEEAAEEDFDESGDRPSRRRRRGGRRRRRGEAADLDESAEEEAEAEEADEEEAEEDEENGALGSSSSRRRRRRRRRSGDGGTDADAGDEDGVRTVVKVREPRPARERSESAAGSGSTSSDEVQSIKGSTRLEAKKQRRREGREQGRRRVPIITEAEFLARREAVERVMVVRQSGERTQIGVLEDNVLVEHYVNKEEATSYVGNVYLGKVQNVLPSMEAAFIDIGKGRNAVLYAGEVNFEALGMANGPRRIESALKSGQSVLVQVTKDPIGHKGARLTSQVSLPGRYLVYVPEGSMTGISRKLPDTERARLKTILKKIVPEDAGVIVRTAAEGASEDELRRDVERLQAQWEDIQKKSNQISTSSPSLLYGEPDMTVRVVRDIFNEDFSKVIVSGDSAWETIHGYVNHVAPDLSDRLSRWTSEVDVFATYRIDEQLAKALDRKVWLPSGGSLVIDKTEAMIVIDVNTGKFTGQGGNLEETVTRNNLEAAEEIVRQLRLRDLGGIVVIDFIDMVLESNRDLVLRRMLECLGRDRTKHQVAEVTSLGLVQMTRKRVGQGLLESFSETCVHCNGRGVIVHMETPTVVGGGGNGKRSKRRGGRADEHEHDHEIESVETDVYEIETEAEVAAEAAAPIALPEPSFVADEELYGSPAEAEAAAGLSGRRNRRRATRKATAPAGAARVAAAPAPVVEPEPVVEAEIEVVEVIEPEPVIEAVEVVETVVAEPVVEEAPKGRTRRRATRKATAPAGAPAEAAQAPEPVVAVEPEPVVEPEPAPVVVETPAEPVIEPAAEAAPARPRRRATRKATAPAGSPAGAEAAVVVVQAPVETPAEVVVEEAAPAAPAKKAVRKTAAKKATTTAAAAKKAPAKKAAAAKKTVAKKAATAKTAAKKTVAKRATKKTAAAEQQTLPSVSAPTEA